Proteins encoded within one genomic window of Humulus lupulus chromosome 1, drHumLupu1.1, whole genome shotgun sequence:
- the LOC133811945 gene encoding B3 domain-containing transcription factor VRN1-like produces MDSTNFYPVTPHFQRTISQDSLFDNKFKIPREFMLKYANNMDTSNSVVLKVPSGGAWKVKLTKCDGHVWLGEGWPEFARHHSIQCGFSLFFKYEGQFRFHVVILDVNGAEICYKLKPNIDELPKRTEDEDLDCDENLNSHSPYLKRKVKRKLPFFSSPMRRKNKLCVSSTSSSSSSGDDDEYTPEERGNIEDSECFESVRTTDARRFKARAKRGGRLGEHFIPRRKKRTMTVEEKDKALFRTENFTSQNPYFKIVIQKTHVHNRYNMALLTEFWKKHVDEYSGHDVTLYVPNERKTWVVKLQTKARKRCSTPRPTFLRRDWQEFVEDNGLKVGDVCIFELTNKDEMMFKVSINRATECHNRNNQQSEGNMKFGSKSIDHTSGQVTDGAPSSSRDGKSFGGATKQSNPSFEMVLGESVGQVKRLPTDFVNTYLQAKAGVATIQVGKKLWDVNLSSSSGGLVLSGGWPRFAKENHLHPGDSCVFELVSKEMDNTLLKVTISRLINRAVI; encoded by the exons ATGGATTCTACAAACTTTTATCCAGTTACTCCTCACTTCCAGAGGACGATCTCACAAGATTCTCTTTTCGACAATAAGTTT AAAATTCCGAGAGAGTTTATGCTAAAATATGCTAATAATATGGATACATCAAATTCAGTGGTCCTAAAAGTTCCTAGCGGTGGAGCATGGAAAGTAAAATTGACCAAATGTGATGGCCATGTTTGGTTGGGTGAAGGTTGGCCAGAGTTTGCAAGGCATCACTCCATACAATGTGGATTCTCCTTATTTTTCAAATATGAAGGTCAGTTTAGATTTCATGTGGTCATACTTGATGTAAACGGTGCAGAGATATGTTATAAGTTGAAGCCAAACATCGATGAGCTGCCAAAGAGGACAGAAGATGAAGATCTTGACTGTGATGAAAACCTTAACAGTCACTCACCATACTTGAAAAGAAAGGTGAAACGTAAACTACCATTTTTTTCTTCTCCCATGAGAAGAAAAAACAAGCTTTGTgttagtagtactagtagtagtagtagtagtggcgaTGATGATGAATACACGCCCGAGGAGCGAGGGAACATAGAAGATTCAGAGTGTTTTGAGTCTGTCAGAACAACAG ATGCAAGGCGTTTTAAGGCTCGTGCTAAAAGGGGTGGTAGACTAGGTGAGCATTTTATTCCTCGTAGGAAGAAGAGAACGATGACCGTTGAAGAAAAAGATAAAGCTTTATTTAGGACCGAAAACTTCACATCCCAAAATCCATATTTCAAGATTGTCATACAAAAGACGCATGTTCATAATCGTTATAACATG GCCTTACTGACAGAATTTTGGAAAAAACATGTCGATGAATATTCTGGTCATGATGTTACTCTATATGTTCCTAATGAGAGGAAGACTTGGGTAGTAAAACTTCAGACAAAAGCTAGAAAGAGATGCAGTACACCAAGACCTACGTTCCTGAGAAGAGATTGGCAGGAGTTCGTCGAGGACAATGGGTTGAAAGTTGGTGATGTTTGTATATTTGAATTGactaataaagatgaaatgatgTTCAAAGTTTCTATCAACCGAGCAACAGAATGCCATAATCGAAACAACCAGCAATCCGAAG GCAATATGAAATTTGGAAGCAAATCTATAGATCACACAAGCGGACAGGTTACTGATGGCGCGCCTTCATCTTCAAGGGATGGCAAATCTTTTGGAGGAGCAACCAAACAATCTAATCCCAGTTTTGAAATGGTATTGGGGGAGTCTGTTGGTCAGGTCAAG CGTCTTCCGACTGATTTTGTAAATACTTATCTACAAGCAAAGGCAGGAGTTGCAACAATTCAGGTGGGGAAGAAATTGTGGGATGTTAATTTGTCTAGTAGTTCAGGTGGACTGGTTTTAAGCGGTGGATGGCCTAGATTTGCAAAGGAGAACCATTTGCATCCTGGAGATTCTTGTGTCTTTGAACTGGTTAGCAAAGAAATGGATAATACTTTGCTAAAAGTTACCATTTCTCGACTAATTAACCGTGCTGTTATATAG